The window TCATGGTGGTCAAGCCTTGCGTCGGCAGCCTGGATGATCGCGAACGCCTGTTGCCCTATACCGAGCAATGCGTGTTGGCCGTCGACCTTGCAGCAGGCGAGATGAAGGTGGAATGGGATGCGGATTTCTAAACGTGGCTAATTTGCGCGTTGAAGTCATAACGTTGTTTCCCGAGATGTTTTCCGCCATCAGCGAGTACGGCATAACCAGCCGCGCGGTGAAACAGGAGCTGTTGCAGCTTACCTGTTGGAATCCGCGGGACTACACCACGGATCGGCATCACACTGTGGACGATCGCCCGTTTGGCGGTGGTCCGGGCATGGTGATGAAGATCAAGCCCCTGGAAGACGCTCTGGTTCAGGCCAGAACCGCAGCCGGGGAGGGCGCGAAGGTGATTTACCTGTCGCCCCAAGGCCGTCAGCTGACTCAGTCGGCGGTACGCGAGCTGGCAAATTCGGATGCATTGATCCTGATTGCCGGCCGTTATGAAGGCATTGACGAGCGTTTTATTGAAGCTCATGTCGATGAAGAGTGGTCGATTGGCGACTATGTACTGTCTGGCGGCGAGCTGCCGGCGATGGTCCTGATCGATGCGGTTACACGACTGCTGCCTGGAGCTTTAGGGCATGCAGATTCCGCCGAGGAAGATTCCTTTACGGATGGTCTGCTGGATTGCCCGCACTACACCCGACCGGAGGTGTATGCGGATCAGCGTGTTCCCGACGTGTTGCTAAGTGGCAACCACGCGCACATCCGGCGTTGGCGTTTACAGCAGTCCCTTGGTCGGACCTATGAACGACGCGCCGATCTTCTGGAAAGCCGCTCGCTTTCTGGAGAAGAGAAGAAGCTGCTCGAGGAATATATCCGCGAGCGGGACGATAGTTCACAACGTATCGATGGTAAGTCCGACGACTTGCCTTAGGAGCACAGCATGACTAACAAAATCATTCTTGCACTCGAAGCAGAGCAGATGACCAAAGAAATCCCTACCTTTGCCCCGGGCGACACCATTGTCGTTCAGGTGAAAGTGAAGGAAGGCGACCGTTCGCGTCTGCAAGCGTTCGAAGGCGTTGTTATCGCCAAGCGTAACCGCGGCGTAAACAGTGCATTCACCGTTCGTAAAATCTCCAACGGTGTTGGCGTAGAGCGTACTTTCCAGACCTACAGCCCGCAAATCGACAGCATGGCTGTCAAGCGTCGCGGTGACGTACGTAAAGCCAAGCTGTACTACCTGCGTGACCTGTCCGGTAAAGCAGCTCGCATCAAGGAAAAACTGGCTTAAGTCCAGCTTCCGATGCAAAAAAAGCAGCCTGCGGGCTGCTTTTTTGTTGCCTGCGATTTGGTCTTTGAGCACCCTGCATCTCATCATTTCCATTTCGAGGCCGCGTACGCACGCATCCCTCATGAGTTTTTATGCCAGCCATTGATCACCCGCTGATAGACCAGTTTCTCGACGCCCTA is drawn from Pseudomonas rhizophila and contains these coding sequences:
- the trmD gene encoding tRNA (guanosine(37)-N1)-methyltransferase TrmD, with protein sequence MGCGFLNVANLRVEVITLFPEMFSAISEYGITSRAVKQELLQLTCWNPRDYTTDRHHTVDDRPFGGGPGMVMKIKPLEDALVQARTAAGEGAKVIYLSPQGRQLTQSAVRELANSDALILIAGRYEGIDERFIEAHVDEEWSIGDYVLSGGELPAMVLIDAVTRLLPGALGHADSAEEDSFTDGLLDCPHYTRPEVYADQRVPDVLLSGNHAHIRRWRLQQSLGRTYERRADLLESRSLSGEEKKLLEEYIRERDDSSQRIDGKSDDLP
- the rplS gene encoding 50S ribosomal protein L19, with translation MTNKIILALEAEQMTKEIPTFAPGDTIVVQVKVKEGDRSRLQAFEGVVIAKRNRGVNSAFTVRKISNGVGVERTFQTYSPQIDSMAVKRRGDVRKAKLYYLRDLSGKAARIKEKLA